The nucleotide window TTCACCCAGCCGCTCGACCACGAGAAGCGCGGCAACCAGCACCCGATCCGGCTTCCCGCGAGCGTGTGGACGAAGTTGAAGCCCGACGCCGAACTCACCCTCGTCGTCGCCGAGGTGGACGAGAAGACTCAGGCCCGCACGGCGCTGCAAGAGATTCGCCTCGCCGGGCCGGTTTTCACCACCCTCCTGACGACCGATAAGCCGGTGTACCGCCCCGGGGAGCGGCTGTTCTTCCGCTCGCTCACGCTCGACCGCGTCACGCTCAAGCCGCCGGCGACCGAGCAGGCCCTGCGCTACGAGCTGATCGCCGGCACCAACCCGAACGCGCGGGTCGCGCCCGTGGCGGTCGCCACCGGGACCACCGGGCTGGTGCGAGTCGGGCACGCGGGCGGAAAGGTCGAGGTGGTGCGTACCCCCGTCGGGCAACCGGTCCGCGGGGTGGGGTGCGGCGAGTTCGTGCTGCCCCCGGATCTCGCCGACGGCGAATACACGCTGGTGCTGCGCGAGGTGCCGACTGGCCCGGGCGGGACGGTGACGCTGCCGGTGCCGGTGACCCGCACGGTCAAAGTCCGGTCCGGCACGCGGGACCTGTTCGCGAAGCAACTCGGGTACTCCGGCGCGCGGTCGTTCGCCTCCGGCGATCTGGTCGAGGCGTGGGCGGAACTGAAGACGCTGGACCAGCCGGTCGTGGGGGCCGAAGTGGTCGGAGTGGTCGTCACCGCGGACGGCGTCCCGGTCCCCGGGGTCGAGGCGGCGCACACCACCGACGCGCTCGGCCGCGCGAAGCTCCGGTTCGCCCTGCCCGACGAGGTGCTCGACGGGGACGTGCGGGTGAAGGTCACGTTCCGCTCAGCGGACGGGGTCGAGTCCGTGGCGGACCGCGTCCCGGTCGTCAGCCGGCGGCTCCACGTCGAGTTCTTTCCCGAGGGCGGTGACGCCATCGTTGCGGGCGTGCCGTGCCGGGTGTACGTGCGGGCGACGACCCCCGCGGGCCAACCGGTGGACATCAGCGGCGTCGTCACCGACGGGCGGCAGACGCTGGCCACCGTGACCACGCTGCGGGACGCGGCCGAGCAGGGCGCGAACCGCGGGCTGGCGTCGTTCACGTTCACCCCGCAGGCGGGCGTGCCCACTTGGCTGAAGCTGGACGCGCCGCACGGGGTGTACGCGCCCCTCCTCGCTGGGGCGCCGGTGAAGGTAGCAGAGGTGGCGGTCGCCGGCGGAGCCGCGGCGGTTGCCGGACGCACCGGCTTCAGGCTGCCCGACGCGCGGCTCGACGGCGTGGTGATGAGCGTTCCGGACACGATCACCGAGCCCGGGCAGCCGATCAAGGTGCATCTGTATTCCGTGGGGCAACCGCGGACGCTGGTGGTCGGCGCCTACGTGCGCGGGCGGCTCGCGGACACGCAGAAGGTGCTCGCCGAGCCCGGGCAGCTCACCGAGGCGAAGCTGATGGCCGGCTCCGACCCGCGCGGCGGGGTGGTCCGGGTCACCGCCTTCGAGGAAGTGGACGCGAAGAACGACCCCGACCGTCCGGACCTGAAGCCGGTCGCGGAGCGGCTCGTGTTCCGCCGCCCGGGGGAGGTGCTCAACCTGTCCCTCGCGGTTTCGTCGCCCGAGGCGAGGGCGTTCGTGCCCGGTGCGCCGGTGGCGTGCGCGGTGGCGGCGACCGACGAGAAGAACAACCCGGCCGCGGCGGTGCTGTGGGCCGCGGTGATCAACACCGGGGTTGCACCGGGCGCGAAGGACCGGGCGCTGCCGACGCACTTCCTCCTGGCGGGGGACGTGCAGAGCCCCGAAGACCTGGAGTACGCCGACTTCCTGCTCACCGACCACCCGAAGGCGCGCGAGGCGCTCGACCTGGTGCTCGGCACGCAGGGATGGCGCCGGTTCGCCGAACAGAGCCCGCTCGTGCTGGCCGCGGGTAGGGCCGGGTTGCAGCCGACTCCCTTACTGCCGGGCGGGCCCGATTTGGCGCGGCTACTGGTTCAGAACGGGCAGCACGCCGTTTTGGCGGAACCTGCCGTGGCGCTCGAAGCGCGCCGGCTCGCGGACACCTACGCGCCGCTGTACGAGGCGGCGGTTCAGGCCGTAACAAAGGCGCGGGCGGCGATCGATCAGACCCACGAGCGCGACCGCGATCAGAGCGACATCCGGCAGGCGCAAGCGTCCGAATCGGCCGTTCGCCGTGCCGCGGCGGAGCAGGAGCGCCGGACCGGCGCGGCCCGTGAGTCGGTGGAGCGGCTCCGGTCGGGGGCGTGGTACGGGGTGGCCGGGTTCGCGGCGCTGGCGCTGCTGTGTGGCGGGGCGTCACTGACCCGCCCGCGGGCACGGCTGCCGCTCGGCTTCAGCACGGTCGGTTCGTTCGGGCTCGCGGCGTTTCTCGTTATTGCGGCCGGGTGGGACACCGAGGTCCGGGGCGATCGAAGTGCGGCCACGCCGGAGCCAGCGACCGCCGACGCCTGGGCGCCACGTGCCGAGCGAGCCGAGCCCGCGATCGCGCCGGCCCCGCGCCTGAAGCGCGCACCGGAAGTTCAGAACATGGCCAGCGCGGCGTCGGGTGTGGCGTGGGACGGAAAAACGGAAGGGGGCGCGAAGCTCTCTGGTGGTGCCGCCGGTGGCGGGGGATTTGGAGCTGCCGCGCTGCCGGCTCCGGCCGGACCGGGCGGGCTGCGCCAGCCGAATCTCGCGCAGGCTCCAACTCCGATCCCGCCTCCAAAGGCCCCAGCGGTTGCGCCGCCCGCGGGACGGGCGCACGAGCGGTTCGCGCCGGCCGCCGTACCGGAACCTGTGGCGCCGCTCGCCGCCCCAAAGATGATGAAGGCGGCTTCTGGCGGCCCCGCCGGTCCCACCGAGATGGGGTGGGCGCCGATCCGCCCGTCCGCTGTTACGGCCGCCGATCTTGCGCGGTCCGAACCGGACCTCCAGGGACGGTCCCGATCGCGGCCGAGTTCTGACTGGGCCGTCGTTCAACTCCAGAAGGCCACCGCCGAAGCGAACCGGTTCGCTCACGAGCGGCAGCGGAAGCTCACCGAAGCGCTCGACGCGATGTCCGGTAACCGCGCGGCACCGGCGGCCGGGCCAGACAGCTTCACCACCCAGGCGTACAACACCCCGCTGTTCACGCCTGAGAAGATCGAGGCCCTCGCACTGCGGCAGATCCGCGGCGCGGTGCCCGTACTTCCGCCCTTGGTGGTGCGCGAGTACGCCCAACCGCGGCCGGTGGCCGCGGCGCTGGCGGACGCCGGCGAGTCGCCGGACACGATTCTGTGGCAACCGGTGGTTGTGCTGCCCGCGGACGGCAAGGCGGTGCTGAACTTCGCACTCGGAGACGCCCGCGGGTACCGCATCGTGGTCGCCGGCCACACGCCCGATGGGCGGCTCGGTGAGGCCCGTGCCGTGATCGCCGTGCAGCCGCTCGTTTCGCGCGCGAGTCCGCCGATCGTAACGACCCCGCCGGGTGGGGCGGTTCCGACGACCGCTCCTGCCGCACCGGGTCCGCGGCCTTAGCCCGCTCCCCGGTCACCCTTTTGAACACGATCCGACCCGCCGGGTGAGCGCCGCTCACCCGGCGGGTCGATGCGTTTAGATGGAAGACCCCGGAGGGACCGACATCATGACACTTCGCGCGTTCGGGTTGGCGGTCGCGGTGTGCGCTTGCGCTCCGGCGCTCGGACAGGCGCAGCACGTTCTGCTTGCGGACAAGAAAACCGTTCACGGCTACCCGTATGGGCCGCGGGTCGCGCCCCCGTGGGGCTACCCGGGGCTGTACGGCGGGCCGTTCGTCGGGTACCCGGTGTTCCCGCGGTACTACAACAGTCTGTTCACGAACTACGAACCGCTCGGCCCCAACATCGGGGTGTACTCGGGGTTCGGCTCTCCGGGCTTCGGGTACGGCTACCCGGGGTACCCCGGCTATTACGGCTTCCCGGGACGGATCGGCAACCAGTGGACCAACGGGCTGAGCGCGTACGGCCCACCGGTGCCGGTGTACGGCCCGATCCCGGGCGTGTTCGGCAACAACGACCTCGTGCGGAACTACCGGGCGGCCCCGGGGATCGGTGGGTACGGGTGGATCGGCATTTACGCCGCGTCACCTCGCCCCCGCCGTCCGAACGTGTCCGTGTACCCGACGGTCGAGCGGGTCGGTTCGGCGCCCGCTTACGTCGAGACCGTGCCGGCCGCGCCGATTGCACGCCAGACCGCGTGCCTGGTGCTCTCGGTGAAGGTGCCGCAACCGACCGCCGAGGTGCTCGTTGACGGGCAGAAGACCGCGCAGACCGGTACCGACCGCATCTTCGAGTCGCCGCCGCTCGAAGCGGGCCAACCGTACCGGTACACCGTGACCGCGCGGTGGATCGAGCGCGGGCAAACGGTTGAGGTGACGCGCGAGGTCACCGGCAGCCCGGGCGAGGTGGTCCGGGTCGACTTCAGCACAGGGAAATAAGCCAAGAAGATCGGCCACAAAAAAGCACAAAGGGCACAAAAGAAAACCGAAGACAAAAGAGTGCGTTCAAAACACTTCTCTTCGTCTTCGGTTTTCTTTTGTGCCCTTTGTGCTTTTTTGTGGCCAACTCTCTTCTGTCTTTGTCTTCGGTTTTCCTTTGTGCTTTTTTGTGGCTAATCCTGCTGTCCTAAAGAACCTTCTCGATCAGCTCGCCGTGAACATCGGTGAGCCGCATGTCACGGCCTCCGAACCGGTACGTCAGCTTCTTGTGATCGAATCCGAGCAGGTGCAGCGCGGTGGCGTGCAGGTCGTGGACCTGCACCTTGTCCTGAACCGCGTGGTAGCCGAAATCGTCCGTCGCGCCGACCACCGTTCCGCCCTTCGTACCGCCGCCGGCCATCCACATCGAGAACCCGAACGGGTTGTGGTCCCGACCGTCGGTCCCTTGCGCCATCGGGGTGCGCCCGAACTCGCCGCCCCAGATCACCAGGGTCTCGTTTAGCAGGCCCAACCGCTTCAGATCGGTCAACAACCCGGCGATGGGCTTGTCCACCGCTCGGGCGTTATCCTCGTGGCCCTTTTTGAGGTTCGCGTGCTGGTCCCAGCGGTCGTGCCCCAGGTTCTGACACAGCAACTCGACGAATCGCACGCCGCGCTGAACGAGCCGTCGGGCGAGGAGGCACTGCCGGCCGAACACTTCGGTCTTCTTGTCGTCAATGCCGTACAGCTTTTGCGTTTCTGTCGTTTCCTTCGAGAGGTCTGTAAGTTCGGGTACGGCCGTCTGCATCCGGAATGCGAGTTCGTAGTTAGCGATCGCCGCGTCGAGCGGGTCCGCGTCGCCGTACTTCTCTTTCGTCCCGGCGTCGAGCTTGCGGAGCAGGTCGCGCTTCGCCTTCTGTGTTTTCGCGCTCTCGGTCGGTGGGGCTATGTCCGCAACGGGCTGCGGGCCGTGTTTGAACACCGACCCCTGGTACGTTGCGGGCAAGAACCCGTTGCCGAAGCAGTCCGCGCCGCCCGGCGGGATCATACCGCTGCCCAGCACGACGAAACCCGGCAGGTCGCGGCACTCGCTGCCGAGCCCGTAGGTCGCCCAGGCGCCGAAACTCGGGCGCCCCTGGAGCCCGGAACCGCTGTGCCAGAAATAGTTGGCGTTGGTGTGTTCGGAGAAGTTCGCGACCATCGAGCGGATCACCGCGAGGTCGTCCGCGCACGCGCCGACGTGCGGGAACAGGTCGCTGACGGGTAGCCCGCTCTGGCCGTACTTCTTGAACTTCCACGGGCTGGCGAGCGTGTTGCCGACGTTGTTGAACTGGGTCGGCTCCGTCTTCCCGGGGAACGGCTTGCCGTGGTACTTCTCGAGCGCCGGCTTGGGGTCGAACGTGTCGATCTGGCTCGGCCCGCCGTCCATGAACAGGAAGATCACCGACTTGGCCTTGGGGGCGAAGTGCGGCTTCTTGGGCGCCATCGGGTCGGCGCCCGGGGCGCGGGCGTCGGCCGCCCGCGTGTCATCAGCAAGGAGGGCGGCCAGCGCCGCGGCACCGAACCCGTTGGCGGAGCGGAGCAGCAACTCGCGGCGCGAAAGTGGGACGTGCATAGTGGAGGCGGGGTGGTTGATGGTGGGCGGCTCAGTGGCGGGAACGCCACTCTGGCGGGGCGAACGTGCGAGGCAGTAAACTCTGTTCGGGCAGCGCCCGGTACGGGTGTGGCGTCGTGGGCTGTTGCTTACATCCTAAACGCAGAGTGCCGAACGCCAAACAGCAAACTTGCGGTGCCAGCTTTGCGACTTCGTTGAAGACGTGACCATGATGGCCAATTGAACGAGCCGCACCGGGCCGAACCGGTTGCGCCAGCGGTGGCAGTGCCGACAGCTTGGTCGAATGCAGGGGGAACCGAAATGAGAGCGATCCTGTTTGTTGTGACCCTTTTCAGTGCGGTGGGGGCTTCGGCGGTCGGTTCGGATAAGCCGATCGCTCTCACCGGGCGCCGGGCGGCCGCTCGCGCCGCTCGGCAGGAGCATGTCGAACTCCTGCTCCGCCAGGCCCCGACTGGTGAGTGCGATTTCGTAGCCGCTGCGGCTGCCGTTCGGCGGCTGGCAGACGAAGCTGTGGCCGCGGGCGATCACGCAGCCGCGGTTCGCTGGCACGAGCAGTGGGTGGCGGCCGTCCGGAAATTCGACACCAAAGCGAATGCCGCACTCGCAATGGGGACCGGAAGCGTCGGGCTTGTGGCCCATCGAGCCAAAGCGGCTCGAATCGAGGCGGAAGTCGATCTGATCCGGCGGCGGGGTGGCGGATCAGCGTCCCTGATCGAACTGCTAAAAGAACGGGTGGCTCTGTGCGCCGAGTCCGAGAAGCTGGCCGCAAAGGTCATGGCAGTCAGCGGTCATGGACTGAAAGGCGATTATTTGGAAGCGAAGGTCGCCCGATTGGACGCGGAGGCCGAACTGGCGAGTGCTGAAGCGGACGCGAAGAAAGGTGGTAAGTGAGCGCAGGCGCAGCACAACGTGCGTCACCGGGTTCGTTTGCCACCTTTCGCAGGGTGCTTGTATTGGCACCACGGATCGAATAGGGGAGGATGGTTCGGC belongs to Gemmata obscuriglobus and includes:
- a CDS encoding zf-HC2 domain-containing protein; its protein translation is MNCEHCQTLLLDHLYDLLDRDEAAAVDTHLAGCPACAGARAETARVQGLIARAAKTTFPDTLFTPPPVQKSEPRPVTAPAYPSVPGGAGEGKGGWRVAAVVPWVVAAAVLLAVPSTVVPVLNTFRTAAEEGRAAEAADREVAAAARAVEEVKHARTARLGDAEMRLATAEQARVALLDRWLAEQKAVAQAAFTRKLNVNVLKPATVQPGAPNDFLLVVRDERDGSARRSRLVAEVRASDAVVFTQPLDHEKRGNQHPIRLPASVWTKLKPDAELTLVVAEVDEKTQARTALQEIRLAGPVFTTLLTTDKPVYRPGERLFFRSLTLDRVTLKPPATEQALRYELIAGTNPNARVAPVAVATGTTGLVRVGHAGGKVEVVRTPVGQPVRGVGCGEFVLPPDLADGEYTLVLREVPTGPGGTVTLPVPVTRTVKVRSGTRDLFAKQLGYSGARSFASGDLVEAWAELKTLDQPVVGAEVVGVVVTADGVPVPGVEAAHTTDALGRAKLRFALPDEVLDGDVRVKVTFRSADGVESVADRVPVVSRRLHVEFFPEGGDAIVAGVPCRVYVRATTPAGQPVDISGVVTDGRQTLATVTTLRDAAEQGANRGLASFTFTPQAGVPTWLKLDAPHGVYAPLLAGAPVKVAEVAVAGGAAAVAGRTGFRLPDARLDGVVMSVPDTITEPGQPIKVHLYSVGQPRTLVVGAYVRGRLADTQKVLAEPGQLTEAKLMAGSDPRGGVVRVTAFEEVDAKNDPDRPDLKPVAERLVFRRPGEVLNLSLAVSSPEARAFVPGAPVACAVAATDEKNNPAAAVLWAAVINTGVAPGAKDRALPTHFLLAGDVQSPEDLEYADFLLTDHPKAREALDLVLGTQGWRRFAEQSPLVLAAGRAGLQPTPLLPGGPDLARLLVQNGQHAVLAEPAVALEARRLADTYAPLYEAAVQAVTKARAAIDQTHERDRDQSDIRQAQASESAVRRAAAEQERRTGAARESVERLRSGAWYGVAGFAALALLCGGASLTRPRARLPLGFSTVGSFGLAAFLVIAAGWDTEVRGDRSAATPEPATADAWAPRAERAEPAIAPAPRLKRAPEVQNMASAASGVAWDGKTEGGAKLSGGAAGGGGFGAAALPAPAGPGGLRQPNLAQAPTPIPPPKAPAVAPPAGRAHERFAPAAVPEPVAPLAAPKMMKAASGGPAGPTEMGWAPIRPSAVTAADLARSEPDLQGRSRSRPSSDWAVVQLQKATAEANRFAHERQRKLTEALDAMSGNRAAPAAGPDSFTTQAYNTPLFTPEKIEALALRQIRGAVPVLPPLVVREYAQPRPVAAALADAGESPDTILWQPVVVLPADGKAVLNFALGDARGYRIVVAGHTPDGRLGEARAVIAVQPLVSRASPPIVTTPPGGAVPTTAPAAPGPRP
- a CDS encoding TIGR03000 domain-containing protein translates to MEDPGGTDIMTLRAFGLAVAVCACAPALGQAQHVLLADKKTVHGYPYGPRVAPPWGYPGLYGGPFVGYPVFPRYYNSLFTNYEPLGPNIGVYSGFGSPGFGYGYPGYPGYYGFPGRIGNQWTNGLSAYGPPVPVYGPIPGVFGNNDLVRNYRAAPGIGGYGWIGIYAASPRPRRPNVSVYPTVERVGSAPAYVETVPAAPIARQTACLVLSVKVPQPTAEVLVDGQKTAQTGTDRIFESPPLEAGQPYRYTVTARWIERGQTVEVTREVTGSPGEVVRVDFSTGK
- a CDS encoding DUF1501 domain-containing protein, which produces MHVPLSRRELLLRSANGFGAAALAALLADDTRAADARAPGADPMAPKKPHFAPKAKSVIFLFMDGGPSQIDTFDPKPALEKYHGKPFPGKTEPTQFNNVGNTLASPWKFKKYGQSGLPVSDLFPHVGACADDLAVIRSMVANFSEHTNANYFWHSGSGLQGRPSFGAWATYGLGSECRDLPGFVVLGSGMIPPGGADCFGNGFLPATYQGSVFKHGPQPVADIAPPTESAKTQKAKRDLLRKLDAGTKEKYGDADPLDAAIANYELAFRMQTAVPELTDLSKETTETQKLYGIDDKKTEVFGRQCLLARRLVQRGVRFVELLCQNLGHDRWDQHANLKKGHEDNARAVDKPIAGLLTDLKRLGLLNETLVIWGGEFGRTPMAQGTDGRDHNPFGFSMWMAGGGTKGGTVVGATDDFGYHAVQDKVQVHDLHATALHLLGFDHKKLTYRFGGRDMRLTDVHGELIEKVL